One Streptomyces dangxiongensis genomic window, GGTGCTGTTCACCTGGACGGTGACGATGGTGGTGGTCGGCGCGGGCCTGCTGGTCACCTTCCTCGGCATCCCGGTGCTGGCGGCGGCGCTCGCGGGCTGCCGGGGCTTCGCCGTGCTGGAGCGGGCCCGGGCGCGCGCGCTGCTCGGCCTGGACGTGGCCGGCCCGGAGCCGCTGCGGCTGCGCAAGCCGGGCGCGGCGGCCTGGATGGGGGCGGTCCTCAAGAGCGGCACCTCCTGGCGGAACGCGCTGTACGCGCTGGTGCAGTTGCCGTGGGCGGTGTTCACCTTCTCGGTGGCGGTCACCTTCTGGACGCTCGGCTGGGCCCTGCTGACCTACCCGTTGTGGTTCTGGGCGTTCCCGGCGTACGCCGGCCAGGGCGGCCTGCAGTTGTACGGCGACGAGCATCACCGCATCTATCTCGACAACCCGTTCGAGATCACGGTGACCGCGCTGGTCGGGCTGGTGTTCACGCTGGTGACGCCGTGGCTCGTCCGGGCTCTGACGACGGTGGACGGGCTGCTCGTGCGTGGGCTGCTCGGGCCGTCGCCGCTGTCGGCACGGGTGGTGGAGCTGGAGTCGGACCGCGGCACGGTGGTCGACACGGCCGCCGCCGACCTGCGGCGCATCGAGCGGGACCTGCACGACGGCGCCCAGGCCCGGCTGGTGGGCCTGGCGATGGACCTGGGGCTGGCGAAGGAGAAGCTGCGGGAGGACCCGCAGGCGGCGGCGCGGATGGTGGAGGAGGCGCACGGCGAGGTGAAGACGGCCCTTCAGGAGCTGCGCGACCTCGCCCGGGGCATCCACCCGGCCGTCCTCACCGACCGCGGCCTGGACGCGGCGTTGTCCTCGGTCGCCTCCCGCTGCACGGTGCCGGTGACGGTGGACGTCGAGCTGCCGGCCCGGCCGGCGCAGGCCATCGAGGGCATCGCCTACTTCACCGTCTCCGAGCTGCTCCAGAACATCAGCAAGCACAGCCGGGCCCGGACCGCCTCCGTCGACGTGTGGCGCGCGGACGACCGGCTGATGGTGCAGGTGACCGACGACGGGGTGGGCGGTGCCGGTCTCGCCGGCGGTTCCGGACTCGCCGGGCTGGCCGCACGCCTGGACGCGGTGGACGGCGTACTGGTGATCGACTCCCCGGCCGGCGGTCCCACCCGGGTGATCGCGGAACTGCCCTGGCGGCCCTGAGGGCGGACGCCGGACCCCGTATTCGCCCGGGACGGCGGCGGTCCGGCGGGAATGCTGGAATGCTGGACCTCCGTAGGACGTCACGGACGCACGTCACCGCCCATCACCGCGGCCGGCGTGGTCGCCGGAGTGGGCTGTGGGGGGCCGAAGGATCGTGGAGGACAGAGTGCGGGTGGTCATCGCCGAGGACTCAGTGCTGCTCAGAGAGGGCCTGACCCGGTTGCTGACCGACCGCGGGCACGAGGTCGTGGCCGGTGTCGGGGACGCGGACGCGCTGGTGAAGACCATCTCCGCCCTGGACGAGCAGGGACAACTGCCCGACGTGGTCGTGGCCGACGTACGGATGCCGCCGACGCACACCGACGAGGGGGTCAGGGCGGCCGTGCTGCTGCGCCGGCTGCACCCGGGGCTCGGGGTGCTGGTGCTGTCGCAGTACGTGGAGGAGCGTTACGCCACCGAGCTGCTGGCCGGATCCAGCCGTGGCGTGGGCTATCTGCTGAAGGACCGGGTCGCGGACGTACGGGAGTTCGTGGACGCGGTGGTGCGGGTCGCCCAGGGCGGTACGGCGCTGGACCCGGAGGTCGTGACGCAACTGCTCGGCCGCAGCCGCAAGCAGGACGTGCTGGTGGGGCTGACCCCGCGGGAGCGCGAGGTGCTCGGGCTGATGGCGGAGGGGCGGACGAACTCGGCGATCGCCCGGCAACTGGTGGTCAGCGACGGGGCCGTGGAGAAGCACGTCAGCAACATCTTCCTGAAGCTCGGCCTGGCCCCGAGCGTCGGGGACCACCGTCGGGTTCTGGCCGTTCTCACCTACCTGAACTCCTGACCGGCCGGCCCGCCGGCAGCACCGTGCCGCCCGGCGTCAGCACCGTGTCAGCGCGCCGTCAGTCCGCCCCGCTTCCGTTGGGGGCGGGGCACCCGGAGGGAGGGCCGGTGGCCCGGAGCAGTGCCCAAGGACGCGCGGCCGGGTGAAAGGTCCACACGAGAACCGCGAACGGGCGGGGAGTGCCGTGGCCGGCGGTCCGGCGACGCGGGACATGATGTGACTCAGCGCGACGAGCCGTCTCGAATGTCGTCCGATCCACGGAAGACCTCGGGAAGGCGACCCTAACCGACGTAGGGTTGATCCGGGATGGTCCGTGGGACGACCGTGCCCCGGACAGCCGCCTCGAAGGAGGTCCAGTTCAGTGACCAGCCAGGTCAGCAGCCCAGCGGAGCAGGCCGACGACGAATCGGTCGTGGGAGAGCAGCGCAAACCGGCCGGCGCGAAGGACGTGCGGCGCCTCGACCGGGTCATCATCCGGTTCGCGGGGGACTCGGGTGACGGCATGCAGCTCACCGGTGACCGGTTCACCTCGGAGACCGCCACCTTCGGCAACGACCTCTCCACCCTGCCGAACTTCCCCGCCGAGATCCGTGCCCCCGCCGGCACCCTGCCGGGTGTCTCGTCCTTCCAGCTCCACTTCGCCGACCACGACATCCTCACCCCCGGAGACGCGCCGAACGTCCTGGTCGCGATGAACCCGGCCGCTCTGAAGGCCAACATCGGCGACCTCCCGCGCGGAGCCGAGATCATCGTCAACACCGACGAGTTCACCAAGCGGGCCCTCCAGAAGGTCGGCTACGCCGGCTCTCCGCTGGAGGACGGCTCGCTCGACGGCTACAGCCTTCACCCGGTGCCGCTGACCACGCTCACGGTCGAGGCGCTGAAGGAGTTCGACCTCTCCCGCAAGGAGGCGGAGCGCAGCAAGAACATGTTCGCGCTGGGCCTGCTGAGCTGGATGTACCACCGGCCCACCGAGGGCACCGAGACGTTCCTGCGGAGCAAGTTCGCGAAGAAGCCGGACATCGCCGCGGCCAACATCGCCGCGTTCCGGGCGGGGTGGAACTTCGGCGAGACGACGGAGGACTTCGCGGTCTCCTACGAGGTCGCCCCGGCCGCCCGGGCGTTCCCGGTCGGCACCTACCGGAACATCTCCGGGAACCTCGCCCTGGCCTACGGCCTGATCACCGCGTCGCGGCAGGCGGATCTGCCCCTGTTCCTGGGGTCGTACCCGATCACGCCGGCCTCGGACATCCTGCACGAGCTGAGCAAGCACAAGAACTTCGGCGTGCGCACCTTCCAGGCCGAGGACGAGATCGCGGGGATCGGTGCGGCGCTGGGCGCGGCGTTCGGCGGTTCGCTGGCGGTGACGACGACGTCCGGGCCTGGTGTGGCACTGAAGTCGGAGACGATCGGTCTCGCGGTGTCGCTGGAACTGCCGCTGCTGGTCGTCGACATCCAGCGCGGCGGCCCGTCCACCGGTCTGCCGACCAAGACCGAGCAGGCCGACCTGCTGCAGGCGATGTACGGCCGCAACGGCGAGGCGCCGGTGCCGGTGGTCGCGCCGAGGACCCCGGCCGACTGTTTCGACGCCGCCGTGGAGGCGGCCCGGATCGCGCTGACGTACCGCACACCGGTGATGCTGCTGTCGGACGGCTACCTGGCCAACGGTTCCGAGCCGTGGCGCATCCCCGAGCTCGACGAGCTGCCCGACCTGCGGGTGCGGTTCGCCTCCGGCCCGAACCACACGCTGGAGGACGGCACGGAGGTCTTCTGGCCCTACAAGCGGGACCCGCGGACCCTGGCCCGGCCCTGGGCGGTGCCGGGGACTGAGGGCCTGGAGCACCGGATCGGCGGCATCGAGAAGCAGGACGGCACGGGCAACATCTCCTACGACCCGGCCAACCACGACTTCATGGTCCGCACCCGGCAGGCCAAGATCGACGGCATCGACGTCCCCGACGTGGAGGTCGACGACCCGCACGGCGCCCGGACCCTGGTCCTCGGCTGGGGATCCACCTACGGGCCGATCACGGCGGCGGTACGGCGGCTGCGGACGGCCGGCGAGCCGATCGCGCAGGCCCATCTGCGCCACCTCAACCCCTTCCCCCGCAACCTCGGCGCGGTCCTGAGGAGCTACGACAAGGTCGTGATCCCCGAGATGAACCTCGGGCAGCTCGCCACCCTCGTCCGGGCCAGATACCTGGTCGACGCCCACTCCTACAACCAGGTCAACGGCATGCCGTTCAAGGCGGAACAGCTCGCCGCGGCACTGAAGGAGGCCATCGATGACTGACGCCGCCAACGGGCTGCTGCACCTGGTCCCGCGGGCCGAGGCCAAGCAGTCGATGAAGGACTTCAAGTCGGACCAGGAGGTGCGCTGGTGCCCGGGCTGCGGTGACTACGCGATCCTCGCGGCCGTGCAGGGCTTCATGCCGGAGCTGGGCCTGGCGCGCGAGAACATCGTCTTCGTCTCCGGCATCGGCTGTTCCTCCCGCTTCCCGTACTACCTGAACACCTACGGGATGCACTCCATCCACGGCCGCGCCCCGGCCATCGCGACCGGCCTGGCCACCTCCCGCCGTGACCTGAGCGTGTGGGTCGTCACCGGCGACGGCGACGCGCTGTCCATCGGCGGCAACCACCTGATCCACGCGCTGCGCCGCAACGTCAACCTGAAGATCCTGCTGTTCAACAACCGGATCTACGGCCTGACCAAGGGGCAGTACTCGCCGACGTCCGAGGTCGGCAAGGTCACCAAGTCGACGCCGATGGGCTCGCTCGACGCCCCCTTCAACCCCGTCTCCCTCGCCATCGGCGCGGAGGCGTCGTTCGTGGCACGCACGATCGACTCCGACCGCAAGCACCTCACGGAGGTGCTCCGGCAGGCCGCCGCCCACCCGGGTACGGCCCTGATCGAGATCTACCAGAACTGCAACATCTTCAACGACGGCGCCTTCGACGCCCTGAAGGACAAGCAGCAGGCCGAGGAGGCGCTGATCCGGCTGGAGCACGGGCAGCCGATCCGCTTCGGGGCCGACGGCGCGCGAGGCGTCGTACGGGATGCGCGGACCGGTGATCTGAGGGTGGTGACGGTGACCGAGGAGAACGAGGCGGACATCCTGGTGCACGACGCCCACGCGGCGTCGCCCACCACCGCCTTCGCCCTGTCCCGGCTGGCCGACCCGGACACCCTGCACCACACTCCGATCGGCGTGTTCCGCTCCGTCGAACGGCCGGTCTACGACACCCAGATGGCCGACCAGCTCGACACGGCCGTCGAACAGCACGGCAAGGGCGACCTGGGCGCGCTGCTGGCCGGCGGGGACACCTGGACGGTCGTCGGCTGACCCGTCCGCCGCTTCACGAGGCCCGGGGCGGGGTGCCCCGGGCCTCTTCGTTCGCGCGGCGGCGCTCGTCGTAGGCCCGGCGGGCCTGCTCCACCTCGTCCATGCGGTGCCGTGTCCACCCGGCGAGGGCGCGCACCTGTTCCGCCGCCTCACGGCCGAGGCCGGTGAGCGAGTAGTCGACGCGGGGCGGGATGACCGGCCTGGCGTCGCGGTGCACCAGGCCGTCGCGTTCCAGGGTCTGGAGGGTCTGGGTGAGCATCTTCTCGCTGACGTCCCGGCCGCCGATCCGGCTGACCGTCCGGCGCAGCTCACCGAAGCGGTACGACCGCTCCAGCAGTGCGACGAGGACGAGGACGCCCCAGCGGCTGGTGACGTGTTCCAGGACGAGCCGGTAGGGGCAGAGCGCCTCGGCGGCCACGGTCCGTTTACTTACTGCCATGCCAGTACCTTACTTCAAAGTGGGTACTTTCTATTTGTTAGCGCCACTCTTACGGTGAGTGTCAGAGCGCCTTTCCCCCGAGAACCCCTAGGAGTGCCGCACCATGAGCATCGTCGTCACCGGAGCCACCGGACAGCTCGGCCGCCACGTCGTGGACCAGCTACTGGAGAAGGTTCCGGCGGAACAGATCACCGCCGTCGTGCGCGACAGGGCGAAGGGCGCCGGCCTCGCGGCCCGGGGCGTGCGCCTGGCCGTCGCCGACTACAACGCCCCCGAGACTTTCGACGGCCTGTTCGGCGCCGGCGACAAGGTCCTGCTGATCTCCGGCAACGAGTTCGACAAGGGACGGGTGCGCCAGCACAGCGTGGTCATCGACGCCGCGAAGGCCGCCGGGGTGGCACTGCTGGCGTACACGAGCGCCCCGGGCACCCTGACGGCCGCGCTCGCCGACGACCACCGGGCCACGGAGGAGGTGCTGCTCGCCTCCGGTCTGCCCTACAGCCTGCTGCGCAACGGCTGGTACCACGAGAACTACACCGAGAACCTGACCCCGGTCCTGGAGCACGGGGCGGTCGTGGCCGCCGCCGGTGACGGCCGCGTCTCCTCGGCCGCCCGCGCCGACTACGCCGCCGCCGCGGTCGCGGTGCTGACCGGCGAGGGGCACGAGAACACGACGTACGAGCTGGGCGGCGACGAGGCGTGGAGCTTCGCCGAGTACGCGGCCGAGCTGAGCCGCCGGACCGGCCGGGAGATCGCCTACACCCCCGTGACCGTCGAGGCCCTCACCGGCATCCTGACCGGCGCCGGGCTGCCCGCGCCGGTGGCCGGGATCGTGGCCGGGGTGGATGCCTCGATCGAGAAGGGCGAGCTGGTCGTCCCCTCCGGGGACCTGTCCCGGCTCATCGGCCGGCCGGCCACCCCGCTCGCCGCAGCCGTCGCCGCCGCCCTCCAGGGCTGACCCCGGCATCCCCGACTGTCATGACCGTATGGCGATACGGGCATGACATCCGGGGGTGACCGGCGTTACCTTCGTTCTCGCGCGCGTGCGCCGGGTGCGCGGGCGGAAGGAGGGGACGTGGCCGGGACGTCCGAGGGTGAGCACCGCACAGGCCTGCTGAACGGCTTCGCCGCCTACGGGATGTGGGGGCTGGTCCCCCTGTTCTGGCCCCTGCTCA contains:
- a CDS encoding 2-oxoacid:ferredoxin oxidoreductase subunit beta, which gives rise to MTDAANGLLHLVPRAEAKQSMKDFKSDQEVRWCPGCGDYAILAAVQGFMPELGLARENIVFVSGIGCSSRFPYYLNTYGMHSIHGRAPAIATGLATSRRDLSVWVVTGDGDALSIGGNHLIHALRRNVNLKILLFNNRIYGLTKGQYSPTSEVGKVTKSTPMGSLDAPFNPVSLAIGAEASFVARTIDSDRKHLTEVLRQAAAHPGTALIEIYQNCNIFNDGAFDALKDKQQAEEALIRLEHGQPIRFGADGARGVVRDARTGDLRVVTVTEENEADILVHDAHAASPTTAFALSRLADPDTLHHTPIGVFRSVERPVYDTQMADQLDTAVEQHGKGDLGALLAGGDTWTVVG
- a CDS encoding SDR family oxidoreductase, whose amino-acid sequence is MSIVVTGATGQLGRHVVDQLLEKVPAEQITAVVRDRAKGAGLAARGVRLAVADYNAPETFDGLFGAGDKVLLISGNEFDKGRVRQHSVVIDAAKAAGVALLAYTSAPGTLTAALADDHRATEEVLLASGLPYSLLRNGWYHENYTENLTPVLEHGAVVAAAGDGRVSSAARADYAAAAVAVLTGEGHENTTYELGGDEAWSFAEYAAELSRRTGREIAYTPVTVEALTGILTGAGLPAPVAGIVAGVDASIEKGELVVPSGDLSRLIGRPATPLAAAVAAALQG
- a CDS encoding winged helix-turn-helix transcriptional regulator, yielding MAVSKRTVAAEALCPYRLVLEHVTSRWGVLVLVALLERSYRFGELRRTVSRIGGRDVSEKMLTQTLQTLERDGLVHRDARPVIPPRVDYSLTGLGREAAEQVRALAGWTRHRMDEVEQARRAYDERRRANEEARGTPPRAS
- a CDS encoding response regulator transcription factor, encoding MEDRVRVVIAEDSVLLREGLTRLLTDRGHEVVAGVGDADALVKTISALDEQGQLPDVVVADVRMPPTHTDEGVRAAVLLRRLHPGLGVLVLSQYVEERYATELLAGSSRGVGYLLKDRVADVREFVDAVVRVAQGGTALDPEVVTQLLGRSRKQDVLVGLTPREREVLGLMAEGRTNSAIARQLVVSDGAVEKHVSNIFLKLGLAPSVGDHRRVLAVLTYLNS
- a CDS encoding sensor histidine kinase — its product is MATEYGREYGQEYGRGRRAGGGHRMPAALRAPVEGRTWRELGYVLLGLPVSLVLFTWTVTMVVVGAGLLVTFLGIPVLAAALAGCRGFAVLERARARALLGLDVAGPEPLRLRKPGAAAWMGAVLKSGTSWRNALYALVQLPWAVFTFSVAVTFWTLGWALLTYPLWFWAFPAYAGQGGLQLYGDEHHRIYLDNPFEITVTALVGLVFTLVTPWLVRALTTVDGLLVRGLLGPSPLSARVVELESDRGTVVDTAAADLRRIERDLHDGAQARLVGLAMDLGLAKEKLREDPQAAARMVEEAHGEVKTALQELRDLARGIHPAVLTDRGLDAALSSVASRCTVPVTVDVELPARPAQAIEGIAYFTVSELLQNISKHSRARTASVDVWRADDRLMVQVTDDGVGGAGLAGGSGLAGLAARLDAVDGVLVIDSPAGGPTRVIAELPWRP
- a CDS encoding 2-oxoacid:acceptor oxidoreductase subunit alpha, with the protein product MTSQVSSPAEQADDESVVGEQRKPAGAKDVRRLDRVIIRFAGDSGDGMQLTGDRFTSETATFGNDLSTLPNFPAEIRAPAGTLPGVSSFQLHFADHDILTPGDAPNVLVAMNPAALKANIGDLPRGAEIIVNTDEFTKRALQKVGYAGSPLEDGSLDGYSLHPVPLTTLTVEALKEFDLSRKEAERSKNMFALGLLSWMYHRPTEGTETFLRSKFAKKPDIAAANIAAFRAGWNFGETTEDFAVSYEVAPAARAFPVGTYRNISGNLALAYGLITASRQADLPLFLGSYPITPASDILHELSKHKNFGVRTFQAEDEIAGIGAALGAAFGGSLAVTTTSGPGVALKSETIGLAVSLELPLLVVDIQRGGPSTGLPTKTEQADLLQAMYGRNGEAPVPVVAPRTPADCFDAAVEAARIALTYRTPVMLLSDGYLANGSEPWRIPELDELPDLRVRFASGPNHTLEDGTEVFWPYKRDPRTLARPWAVPGTEGLEHRIGGIEKQDGTGNISYDPANHDFMVRTRQAKIDGIDVPDVEVDDPHGARTLVLGWGSTYGPITAAVRRLRTAGEPIAQAHLRHLNPFPRNLGAVLRSYDKVVIPEMNLGQLATLVRARYLVDAHSYNQVNGMPFKAEQLAAALKEAIDD